A DNA window from Setaria viridis chromosome 2, Setaria_viridis_v4.0, whole genome shotgun sequence contains the following coding sequences:
- the LOC117845482 gene encoding LYR motif-containing protein At3g19508, whose product MPMNAGLRAYREVLRLVRRLPAETRPYYAKYARENFVNYRDLSADDDLAALLRRAYTHSSWVLSKYSIDGEKAAARLKDLGGGHPAGH is encoded by the exons ATGCCGATGAACGCGGGGCTGCGCGCGTACCGCGAGGTGCTCCGCCTGgtgcggcggctgccggcggaGACGCGGCCCTACTACGCCAAATACGCCCGCGAGAACTTCGTCAACTACCGCGACCTCTccgccgacgacgacctcgccgccctcctccgccgcgcctaCACCCACTCgtcatgggtcctctccaag TACTCAATAGACGGGGAGAAGGCTGCGGCGCGGCTCAAGGATCTCGGCGGCGGCCACCCCGCCGGGCACTGA
- the LOC117846567 gene encoding uncharacterized protein codes for MDGAAAAAGGSGEPAANGSKSEGQQFDPSRMIGIIKRKALIKDLAAAYHAECIASCKELLQLQRKWEEEQYVEVKMPEEPRLMTMKTSKRRKK; via the exons atggacggcgccgccgctgctgcaggAGGTAGTGGGGAGCCGGCGGCCAACGGGTCCAAATCTGAGGGGCAGCAGTTCGATCCCAGCCGGA TGATTGGGATAATCAAAAGGAAGGCCTTGATTAAGGATTTGGCTGCTGCGTACCATGCTGAGTGTATAGCATCCTGTAAAGAACTCTTGCAGCTTCAGAGAAAGTGGGAGGAG GAACAGTATGTGGAAGTCAAAATGCCTGAAGAACCAAGACTGATGACAATGAAGACCTCAAAGCGTAGGAAGAAGTAG
- the LOC117846562 gene encoding cleavage and polyadenylation specificity factor subunit 2 — protein MGTSVQVTPLSGAYGEGPLCYLLAVDGFRFLLDCGWTDLCDTSQLQALAKVAPTIDAVLLSHPDMMHLGALPYAMKHLGLSAPVYATEPVFRLGLLTMYDHFLSRWQVSDFDLFTLDDVDAAFQNIVRLKYSQNYLLNDKGEGIVIAPHVAGHLLGGTVWKITKDGEDVVYAVDFNHRKEMHLNGTVLGSFVRPAVLITDAYNALNNQGYRKKQDQDFIDSLVKVLGSGGSVLLPVDTAGRVLELLLILDKYWGDRRLEYPIYFLTNVSTSTVDYVKSFLEWMGDHIAKSFESSRANAFLLKKVTLIINKEDLEKLGDTPKVVLASMASLEVGFSHDIFVEMANEARNLVLFTEKGQFGTLARMLQVDPPPKAVKVTMSKRIPLVGDELKAYEEEQERIKKEEAIKASLVKEEELKASHGSNAKASDPMLIDSSSSRKSTKAGSHFGGSNDIFIDGFVPPSTSVAPMFPFFENTAEWDDFGEVINPDDYTMKQEEMDSTLMLGSGDGLDGKIDDGSARLLLDSTPSKVISNEMTVQVKCSLVYMDFEGRSDGRSVKSVIAHVAPLKLVLVHGSAEATEHLKMHCAKNLDLHVYAPQIEETIDVTSDLCAYKVQLSEKLMSNIICKKLGEHEIAWVDAEVGKEDEKLILLPPSSKPPPHKPVLVGDLKLSDFKQFLENKGWQVEFSGGALRCGEHITVRKIGDSQKGSTGSQQIVIEGPLCEDYYKIREHLYSQFYLL, from the exons ATGGGGACGTCGGTGCAGGTGACGCCTCTCAGCGGGGCGTACGGGGAGGGGCCCCTGTGCTACCTGCTCGCCGTCGACGGCTTCCGCTTCCTCCTCGACTGCGGATGGACCGACCTCTGCGACACCTCCCAACTCCAAGCCCTCGCCAA GGTTGCACCAACTATAGATGCTGTTCTTTTGTCACATCCTGACATGATGCATCTAGGAGCTTTGCCTTATGCTATGAAACATCTTGGACTCTCTGCACCAGTTTATGCAACAGAACCTGTGTTTAGACTTGGCCTTTTGACCATGTACGACCATTTTCTATCTCGATGG CAAGTCTCAGACTTTGACTTGTTTACTTTGGATGATGTTGATGCTGCATTCCAAAACATTGTGAGATTGAAATACTCACAAAATTACCTTCTGAATG ATAAAGGTGAAGGAATTGTTATTGCTCCCCATGTGGCTGGGCATCTTTTGGGGGGCACAGTGTGGAAGATAACAAAAGATGGAGAGGATGTTGTGTACGCTGTTGACTTCAACCATCGGAAAGAGAT GCATTTGAATGGTACTGTTCTTGGATCTTTTGTGCGGCCAGCTGTTCTGATAACTGATGCTTACAACGCTTTGAACAATCAAGGCTACAGAAAGAAACAGGATCAAGATTTCATTG ATTCATTAGTTAAAGTTCTAGGAAGTGGTGGAAGTGTGTTACTTCCTGTTGATACTGCTGGTAGAGTGTTGGAACTTCTTTTGATATTGGATAAG TATTGGGGTGACCGGCGTTTGGAGTACCCTATCTACTTTCTGACAAATGTTTCTACAAGTACAGTCGACTATGTCAAGAGTTTTCTTGAATGGATGGGTGATCATATTGCAAAATCTTTTGAAAGCAGTAGAGCTAATGCCTTCTTATTAAA AAAGGTCACACTGATAATTAACAAAGAAGATCTTGAAAAGTTGGGAGATACTCCAAAG GTGGTTCTGGCGTCCATGGCAAGTTTGGAGGTTGGCTTTTCTCATGACATATTTGTTGAGATGGCGAATGAAGCAAGGAATCTAGTGCTCTTTACTGAGAAGGGACAG TTTGGTACACTTGCTCGAATGCTTCAAGTGGACCCACCCCCTAAAGCTGTAAAGGTCACTATGAGCAAGCGAATTCCTTTGGTGGGTGATGAGCTAAAAGCTTATGAAGAAGAACAGGAACGGATCAAAAAGGAAGAAGCAATCAAGGCTAGCCTTGTCAAAGAAGAGGAACTAAAGGCTTCCCATGGATCAAATGCAAAGGCTTCAGACCCAATGCTCATTGATTCAAGCTCATCTCGTAAATCCACCAAGG CTGGTTCACATTTTGGTGGGAGCAATGATATTTTCATTGATGGATTTGTCCCTCCTTCAACCAGTGTTGCTCCAATGTTTCCCTTCTTTGAAAATACTGCCGAATGGGATGACTTTGGTGAGGTCATCAATCCTGATGATTATACGATGAAACAAGAAGAAATGGATAGTACTCTGATGCTT GGTTCTGGAGATGGTTTAGATGGTAAAATTGACGATGGTTCAGCACGCCTGCTTCTTGATTCAACGCCCTCAAAAGTTATTTCCAATGAGATGACT GTTCAAGTGAAATGCTCATTGGTTTATATGGACTTTGAAGGTCGCTCTGATGGGCGTTCTGTAAAGTCAGTTATAGCTCATGTGGCTCCACTGAAACTT GTTTTGGTGCATGGATCAGCGGAAGCTACTGAACATTTGAAAATGCATTGTGCAAAGAATTTAGACTTGCATGTTTATGCTCCTCAGATTGAGGAAACAATTGATGTAACATCGGATTTATGTGCCTATAAG GTACAACTTTCAGAGAAGTTAATGAGTAACATTATTTGTAAAAAG TTGGGTGAGCATGAAATTGCTTGGGTGGATGCAGAAGTTGGAAAAGAAGATGAAAAGCTTATTCTGCTTCCCCCATCGTCAAAACCGCCACCCCACAAGCCAGTTCTTGTGGGTGATCTAAAGTTGTCTGATTTTAAACAATTTCTGGAAAATAAAGGTTGGCAG GTTGAATTTTCCGGTGGTGCATTACGGTGTGGCGAACACATCACGGTGCGCAAGATTGGTGACTCCCAGAAG